Proteins from one Halovivax limisalsi genomic window:
- a CDS encoding histidine kinase N-terminal 7TM domain-containing protein, protein MTVLATTYMVAVAIGAVTSVAIAALALRNPEHAETRVLAVLTAGIALWTGGDLASMLASSREWTMLWIRTVHWFGVAIVPTTIFLFIVVYTGRGDRLSRRRLAALYALPVAIFLLALTNSWHRLLWTDIAASDATPVGYALTYGPAFAAYVLYSYGLLAVGTVLLGGFIGRSRELYRGQATLLMIAAVAPWGSNLLYILGDSELEPTSLGFAIAAVALAVAVFRYRLTDILPIARDAVVEHINDGVVVLDRDGRILDANAQAAPYLCNGDVGTSLGQPADAVLPTAICDWLADGPLRGDPRGPDSAGGTASDGPAGERGTDRATERGTGHRDDTDVERTTASTTVRRTRGGDQQYLAVDTTALLDGDRWIGQLLIIRDVTEQQRYERELERQNDRLDRFASVVSHDLRNPLNVADGYLSLLAERYDDPEIDEVGSSLDRMEAIIEDVLTLARNGDEVADRTLVDLGTLATAAWNGVDTGDATLQIETGEHRVAADESRLTQAFENLFRNAVEHGGEGVTVSVGTIDEADAAEWAVDSAERTRGFYVADDGTGISEGDREAILESGYTTNADGTGLGLSIVRTIVEAHGWSLSVAESAAGGARFEICYDEYAAAESTRPDAATDAAESPAPQSTGE, encoded by the coding sequence ATGACGGTACTCGCCACCACGTACATGGTGGCCGTCGCGATCGGCGCCGTCACGAGCGTCGCCATCGCCGCTCTCGCCCTCCGAAATCCGGAGCACGCCGAGACGAGAGTGCTCGCGGTGCTGACCGCCGGGATCGCGCTGTGGACCGGCGGCGATCTCGCGAGCATGCTCGCGAGCAGTCGCGAGTGGACGATGCTCTGGATCAGGACGGTCCACTGGTTCGGCGTCGCGATCGTCCCGACGACCATCTTCCTCTTCATCGTCGTCTACACCGGACGCGGCGACCGACTCTCACGTCGTCGGCTGGCCGCGCTCTACGCACTCCCTGTGGCGATATTCCTGCTCGCGCTGACCAACTCCTGGCACCGCTTGCTCTGGACCGACATCGCCGCGTCGGACGCGACGCCAGTCGGCTACGCGTTAACGTACGGGCCGGCGTTCGCCGCCTACGTGCTCTACTCCTACGGCCTCCTGGCAGTCGGGACGGTACTCCTCGGCGGGTTCATCGGTCGATCGAGAGAACTCTATCGAGGGCAGGCGACGTTGCTCATGATCGCCGCCGTGGCGCCGTGGGGGAGTAACCTCCTCTACATCCTCGGGGACAGCGAACTCGAGCCGACGTCGCTCGGGTTCGCCATCGCGGCCGTCGCGCTCGCCGTCGCCGTGTTCCGGTACCGACTGACCGACATCTTACCGATCGCTCGGGACGCGGTCGTCGAACACATCAACGACGGCGTCGTCGTCCTCGACCGGGACGGGCGGATCCTCGACGCGAACGCACAGGCCGCTCCGTACCTCTGCAACGGCGACGTGGGAACGTCGCTCGGCCAACCTGCCGACGCCGTCTTACCGACGGCGATCTGCGACTGGCTCGCCGATGGACCGCTCCGAGGGGATCCTCGGGGCCCCGACTCCGCTGGCGGCACGGCAAGCGACGGCCCAGCGGGCGAACGCGGCACCGATCGGGCCACCGAACGAGGCACGGGACACCGGGACGACACCGACGTCGAACGGACGACCGCTTCGACGACCGTCCGCCGCACTCGAGGCGGCGACCAGCAGTACCTCGCCGTCGACACGACGGCCCTGCTCGACGGCGACCGGTGGATCGGCCAGCTCCTCATCATCCGCGACGTGACCGAGCAGCAACGGTACGAGCGCGAACTCGAGCGACAGAACGACCGGCTCGATCGCTTCGCCAGCGTCGTCAGCCACGACCTCCGGAATCCGCTCAACGTCGCCGACGGCTACCTCTCGCTGCTCGCAGAGCGCTACGACGACCCCGAGATCGACGAAGTCGGAAGCTCGCTCGACCGGATGGAGGCCATCATCGAGGACGTCCTCACGCTCGCCAGAAACGGCGACGAAGTCGCCGACCGGACGCTCGTCGATCTGGGGACGCTCGCCACCGCGGCCTGGAACGGCGTCGATACGGGCGACGCGACCCTGCAAATCGAAACGGGCGAGCACCGCGTCGCCGCCGACGAGTCGCGACTCACCCAGGCGTTCGAGAACCTGTTCCGGAACGCTGTAGAACACGGCGGCGAGGGCGTCACCGTCAGCGTGGGGACGATCGACGAAGCCGACGCGGCGGAGTGGGCCGTGGACTCGGCGGAACGGACGAGAGGCTTCTACGTCGCCGACGACGGCACGGGAATTTCCGAGGGCGACCGCGAAGCCATCCTCGAATCCGGGTACACCACGAACGCGGACGGCACCGGCCTCGGGCTGAGCATCGTCCGGACGATCGTCGAGGCCCACGGCTGGTCGCTGTCGGTCGCCGAGTCGGCGGCGGGTGGCGCCAGATTCGAGATCTGCTACGACGAGTACGCAGCCGCCGAATCGACGCGGCCGGACGCCGCGACCGATGCCGCCGAATCCCCCGCCCCGCAGTCGACCGGCGAGTGA
- the thiD gene encoding bifunctional hydroxymethylpyrimidine kinase/phosphomethylpyrimidine kinase, which yields MIEPTPTAPPVALTIAGSDSGGGAGIQADLSTFTAHDVFGASAITAVTAQHTRGVESSHVLSREAVAAQFDAVADDFAVGAAKTGMLATADIVELVAERASSVAFPLVVDPVMVATSGDRLLDRDAEAAYEALIAEATVVTPNADEATVLTDVEIADVADAVAAGRELLTLGVDAALVKGGHVPGETVTDVLVADPNAVDPDAGASGVDISRDDGAIVATFEHERVDTDATHGSGCTFSAAIAARLARGEDLLEAVGDATDFVARAIEAHYDVGRGPGAVNPQADRRSIE from the coding sequence ATGATCGAACCGACGCCGACCGCGCCGCCCGTCGCACTGACGATCGCCGGGAGCGACTCCGGCGGCGGTGCCGGCATCCAGGCGGATCTCTCGACGTTTACAGCCCACGACGTCTTCGGTGCGTCCGCGATCACCGCCGTGACGGCCCAGCACACCCGCGGCGTCGAGTCCTCGCACGTGCTCTCACGCGAGGCGGTGGCGGCCCAGTTCGACGCCGTCGCCGACGACTTCGCCGTCGGCGCGGCCAAGACGGGCATGCTCGCCACGGCCGACATCGTCGAGCTCGTGGCCGAGCGAGCGTCGTCCGTCGCGTTCCCCCTCGTCGTCGACCCCGTTATGGTCGCCACGTCGGGCGACCGCCTCCTCGATCGGGACGCCGAGGCGGCCTACGAGGCGCTGATCGCCGAGGCGACGGTCGTCACGCCCAACGCGGACGAGGCGACGGTGCTCACGGACGTCGAGATCGCCGACGTCGCGGACGCCGTGGCGGCCGGACGCGAACTGCTCACTCTCGGTGTCGACGCCGCGCTGGTCAAAGGGGGCCACGTCCCCGGCGAGACGGTCACGGACGTGCTCGTGGCCGACCCGAACGCCGTCGATCCCGACGCCGGCGCGTCGGGCGTGGACATCTCTCGCGATGACGGGGCGATCGTCGCGACATTCGAGCACGAGCGCGTCGACACCGACGCGACCCACGGCTCCGGCTGTACGTTCTCGGCCGCGATCGCCGCTCGGTTGGCCCGCGGCGAGGACCTCCTCGAGGCCGTCGGCGACGCGACGGACTTCGTCGCCCGCGCCATCGAGGCCCACTACGACGTCGGGCGGGGACCCGGCGCGGTCAATCCGCAGGCCGATCGGCGAAGCATCGAGTGA
- a CDS encoding histidine kinase N-terminal 7TM domain-containing protein, translating into MELSAQSVYFILLAVATLVSVVIGVSAIRNRTETGATVLAIIAVAMAVWLLGDFLTVYASSLTASVRSAQLGWIGTVTVPTALFVYVLRYTGRERYATAPVIAGLAIVPVITYALVLTNGAHGLIWSSVEPAPETLIGFEVAHGPAFVAYTVYAYTLVALTTVFLLGFLIRSRSIYRGQAAALVLAIAAPWLGNVLYVSGLFAKDLTPLSFSVTTAALGLAMVRYRFADVIPVARDTVVDNITDGVFVLDGTDRLVDVNPGGRRLFGDDGDDSLVGRPAAAVFPDPLVESDGSVRERSAEVTVYTRQGLRYLAVDVTSLSDRQDRSVGRLLIARDVTERRRYERELERQNERLDRFASVVSHDLRNPLNVAEGYLSILAERRDDAEIDEIEASLRRMEVIIEDVLTLSRQGDTVDDRSSVLLSTLAERAWNSVETDEATLRIETGDHRLTADESRLTQAFENLFRNAVEHNSASRSEADASEDAVEHGDDDLTVTVGTIDEAVGSDGSSARAGPAGPMPLNGFYVADDGVGVPESEREAILESGYTTNADGTGLGLDIVRSIVEAHGWSLSVAESVDGGARFEVTYDPDRER; encoded by the coding sequence ATGGAATTGTCAGCGCAGTCGGTCTACTTCATCCTGCTCGCGGTGGCGACGCTCGTCAGCGTGGTCATCGGCGTCTCCGCGATCCGGAACCGGACGGAGACGGGCGCCACGGTGCTCGCCATCATCGCCGTCGCGATGGCGGTCTGGCTCCTCGGAGACTTTCTCACAGTGTACGCCTCGTCGCTCACGGCCAGCGTTCGGTCGGCACAGCTCGGCTGGATCGGCACGGTCACCGTTCCGACGGCGCTGTTCGTCTACGTCCTCCGCTACACCGGCCGCGAGCGATACGCCACCGCGCCGGTCATCGCCGGGCTGGCGATCGTTCCGGTGATCACGTACGCACTGGTCCTGACGAACGGCGCACACGGGCTCATCTGGTCGAGCGTCGAGCCCGCGCCCGAGACGCTGATCGGGTTCGAAGTGGCTCACGGGCCGGCGTTTGTCGCCTACACGGTCTACGCCTACACGCTCGTCGCGCTGACTACCGTCTTCCTCCTCGGCTTCCTGATCCGCTCGCGAAGCATCTACCGAGGCCAGGCGGCTGCGCTCGTCCTGGCAATCGCCGCCCCCTGGCTCGGGAACGTCCTGTACGTTTCCGGTCTCTTCGCGAAGGATCTGACGCCGCTCTCGTTCAGCGTGACGACCGCCGCGCTCGGCCTCGCGATGGTTCGCTACCGGTTCGCGGACGTCATCCCGGTGGCCCGCGACACCGTCGTCGACAACATCACCGACGGCGTCTTCGTCCTCGACGGGACGGACCGCCTGGTGGACGTCAACCCCGGCGGCCGGCGGCTGTTCGGCGACGACGGCGACGACTCGCTCGTCGGCCGACCCGCGGCGGCGGTGTTCCCGGATCCGCTGGTCGAATCCGACGGCTCCGTCCGCGAGCGGTCGGCCGAAGTGACCGTCTACACCCGGCAAGGCCTCCGGTATCTCGCCGTCGACGTGACGTCGCTTTCGGATCGCCAGGACCGATCCGTCGGCCGGCTGCTCATCGCCCGCGACGTCACCGAACGTCGCCGATACGAACGCGAACTCGAGCGCCAGAACGAACGGCTCGATCGCTTCGCCAGCGTCGTCAGCCACGACCTGCGCAACCCGCTCAACGTCGCCGAGGGGTACCTCTCGATCCTCGCCGAACGACGCGACGACGCCGAGATCGACGAGATCGAGGCGTCACTGAGGCGGATGGAGGTCATCATCGAGGACGTGCTAACCCTCTCCAGACAGGGCGACACCGTCGACGACCGATCGTCGGTTCTTCTCTCGACACTCGCCGAGAGAGCCTGGAACAGCGTCGAGACCGACGAGGCGACGTTGCGGATCGAGACGGGCGACCACCGCCTCACCGCCGACGAATCGAGGCTCACGCAGGCGTTCGAGAACCTGTTTCGCAACGCCGTGGAACACAATTCCGCGAGCCGTTCGGAAGCTGACGCTTCCGAAGACGCCGTCGAACACGGCGACGATGACCTCACCGTGACCGTCGGAACCATCGACGAGGCGGTCGGATCCGACGGGTCGAGTGCGAGGGCCGGCCCAGCCGGACCCATGCCGCTAAACGGCTTCTACGTCGCGGACGACGGCGTGGGCGTCCCCGAAAGCGAGCGGGAAGCCATCCTCGAATCCGGGTACACCACGAACGCGGACGGCACCGGGCTCGGCCTCGACATCGTCCGGTCGATCGTCGAGGCCCACGGCTGGTCGCTGTCGGTCGCCGAATCGGTCGACGGGGGAGCCAGGTTCGAGGTCACGTACGATCCCGATCGCGAGCGGTAG
- a CDS encoding tRNA-binding protein, whose protein sequence is MVDSPFETEFEVGEVIDAESFPETNKAAMTKLRIDLGDEEIQSAAQLDYHYDPEDLVGRRVLCATNLGSVRIAGFKSEALTVGVPSDEGYPVLVSPDDGIDVSLGATLY, encoded by the coding sequence ATGGTCGACAGTCCGTTCGAGACCGAGTTCGAGGTCGGCGAGGTGATCGACGCGGAGTCGTTCCCCGAGACGAACAAGGCGGCCATGACGAAACTGCGGATCGATCTCGGCGACGAGGAGATCCAGTCGGCGGCCCAGCTCGACTACCACTACGATCCGGAGGACCTCGTGGGGCGGCGGGTGCTCTGCGCGACGAACCTGGGATCGGTCCGCATCGCGGGCTTCAAATCGGAGGCGCTGACCGTCGGCGTTCCGAGCGACGAGGGCTATCCCGTCCTCGTCTCGCCGGACGACGGGATCGACGTCTCGCTCGGCGCCACGCTGTACTGA